A section of the Labrus bergylta chromosome 21, fLabBer1.1, whole genome shotgun sequence genome encodes:
- the LOC110005762 gene encoding BTB/POZ domain-containing protein 17-like — MERVVQIRVGMMFVALCVSLQAAAAGKADGAQGGGGGSVDTISHSLTVVQRLEALLVQGNGSDVSLRVETPNADEVKVIQVHSLVLTLQSPVFEEILLNRNSSTLVLKESSDCAVVFDKFIRYLYCGELSLRLDQATALHKLSTKYQVTGLQQGITQYMTQNLARDSPSGHVAGWYEYALQAGDLTLRDSCLQYMAWNLSSVLQSGEWLTVSSQLLMSLLQRSDLILQSEMELFAALEAWIIKNEPDGLTAENALRAVRYAMMPPRELFRLQTQSSVLARYQESVRDLLYMSYQFHSASPLSMAKFFDVNCSLFMPRNYLSPVWGSPWVINNPTRDDRSTSFQTQLGPSGHDSSKRVTWNALFSPRWLPLTMRSMYTETGAMQPTRVEGGRPRIIITPATSSADFAGVNFQKTVLVMAQQQGKTVVRHVYNFHQSTEENGDFLAEADLYRRTSEYLIDSSLYLHIIVKPLYQTLIATKN; from the exons atgGAACGAGTGGTTCAGATCCGCGTCGGGATGATGTTtgtggctctgtgtgtgagtctgcaaGCGGCGGCTGCAG GGAAAGCTGACGGGGCCCAGGGTGGAGGAGGCGGCAGCGTGGACACCATCAGCCACTCCCTGACCGTGGTGCAGCGTCTGGAGGCGCTGCTGGTTCAGGGGAACGGGAGTGATGTGTCGCTCAGGGTGGAGACGCCCAACGCGGACGAGGTGAAGGTGATCCAGGTGCACTCGCTGGTGCTCACCCTGCAGAGCCCCGTGTTCGAGGAGATCCTGCTGAACCGCAACAGCAGCACGCTGGTCCTGAAGGAGAGCTCCGACTGCGCTGTTGTGTTCGACAAGTTCATCAG GTATCTGTACTGTGGAGAACTTTCTCTACGTCTGGACCAGGCCACAGCTTTACACAAGCTGTCCACTAAGTACCAGGTGACGGGTCTCCAGCAGGGCATCACCCAGTACATGACCCAGAACCTGGCCCGGGACTCGCCCTCGGGCCACGTGGCGGGCTGGTACGAGTACGCCCTGCAGGCCGGGGACCTGACCCTGAGGGACAGCTGCCTGCAGTACATGGCGTGGAACCTGTCGTCGGTGCTGCAGAGTGGCGAGTGGTTGACCGTCAGCAGCCAGCTTCTCATGTCCCTGCTGCAGCGCTCCGACCTCATCCTGCAGAGCGAGATGGAGCTGTTTGCGGCGCTCGAGGCGTGGATTATCAAGAACGAGCCCGACGGTCTGACCGCCGAGAACGCTTTGAGGGCTGTGCGCTACGCCATGATGCCGCCAAGGGAGCTCTTCCGTCTGCAGACGCAGTCCTCAGTTCTTGCGCGCTATCAGGAGTCGGTGCGCGACCTGCTGTACATGTCCTACCAGTTTCACTCGGCGTCGCCGCTCAGCATGGCCAAGTTCTTTGACGTGAACTGCAGCCTCTTCATGCCCAGGAACTACCTGTCGCCGGTGTGGGGGTCGCCCTGGGTCATCAACAACCCGACGCGAGACGACCGCAGTACCAGCTTCCAGACGCAGCTGGGACCGAGCGGGCACGACTCCAGCAAGAGGGTGACCTGGAATGCCTTGTTCTCGCCGCGCTGGCTCCCCCTCACCATGAGGTCCATGTACACGGAGACCGGCGCCATGCAGCCGACACGCGTGGAAGGAGGGCGCCCTCGCATCATCATCACGCCGGCCACGTCCAGCGCGGATTTCGCCGGGGTGAACTTCCAGAAGACGGTGCTCGTGATGGCTCAGCAGCAAGGGAAGACGGTGGTGAGGCACGTCTACAACTTCCACCAGAGCACGGAGGAGAACGGAGACTTCTTGGCCGAGGCCGACCTCTACCGCCGGACGTCCGAGTACCTCATTGACAGCTCCCTCTACCTGCACATCATAGTGAAGCCGCTGTACCAAACCCTCATCGCCACCAAGAACTGA